The genomic DNA GCATACACCGGGTACGCCGGAAGCTCCGCCGACGGCTTACCGTCCAACTCTCCTCCGACGGCCGCGCTCAGCTTGGCGACCTGCGCCGCCGTCAGCGGGTGATGCTCGAACTTGTCGTGGTCGCCCGTGGCGCGATTGGTCGCAAAGTCCACCCGGTCGCATGGGTTCGCCGTCAGCGCGCCTTGCTGGAGTGCGTACCGCATCACTCGACGGAACGTGCCCCACGCGTGCTTCACGGTCGCGGGCTTGATCGGCTCTCCCCCATTCTGCCGCGACTGCTGCCCAACCAGACCCGCGAGGAAAAGCTCGCAGTCTCGCGGCGTGATGCTCGCGACCGCCCTGCCTCCGAAGTGATCCAGCGCGTAGCGCCGCAGCACCTTCTCGTAGTCGTCGAGGGTGCGCTGCTTCAGTCGGCCCTGCGCCACCTTCAGCGCCTGACTCTCGATCCACGCCTGGGCGTAGTGCCCGAACGGTAGATCGCCGGCGACCTTCTGATCCGCGAGCGCGGAGGTGCCGTTGGTGTGGCGGGCGGCGTTCAGCTCGTCACGACGAGCCTCGGCCAGCTCTCTCGTCGGGAACGTCTCCTGCCGGTTGGCCGTCTTCTTGCGACCGTTCGGCTTCGCGGGGTCCACCGGGATCGGCAGGCCGTAGTCGTCTCGCTCGGTCTCCTTCCAGATGACGACGTACGCCTTCACGGGCTTGCCGCGATGTCGCGTGGCGGTATCCCGCGTCTTGATCCAAGCCACGTCAGGCTGCCTTTCGTTCGATGCGGGCCAGGGCTCGCCTGACCGAGCTGTAGCTCCATTCGCTGCCGCCCTTGGCGGTGGGGATTCCCTCGTTGGTGAGCGTGCTGGCGATGGCCTTAGCGCCGAGGCCCTGCGCGGCGAGCACCTGGATGCGCCGCTGAGCCGAGACGCTGATCAGGCCGGGGTCGCCCTTGCTGCGCTTCTGGTCCAGGGCTTCGCGGGTACGGGTGCCGATCTTGCGGCGTTCCTCTGCGGCCACAGCCAGGCGCACATCCGCTACGAGACGCTGGCTCGGGTCGCCGCTGTCGGCGCCCTCGCAGTCCAGGAGTCGCCATCCGTAGTCGTTGGCTCGCTTCATGATCTTCGCGGCGTCCAGCTGGTCGCGGGTGACACGGTCCAGGGCGCGGACGAGTAGCCCTTGCGCCACTCCGCTTTCCACTGCGGCGACGGCGACCTCACGGCCGAACATCGCGTCGTTCTTCGCGCCGCTGACCACGTCCGTCGTGACCGTGAGTAGTTCGTGACCGCGAGCCGCACACCACTGTGCGAGTGAATCGCGCTGCGCTTCAAGACCGAGACCGCTGACCCCTTGATTCTGCGTACTGACCCTGACGTATCCGATGACTCTCATCCGTTGTCTCCCTTGCTGTGTGGTTCAGGGGGCGCGGCCCTGCCTGCACCCCATGCACCCCACGTTACCGCACTGTGAGGTGCATCACTATTGACGAATATCTGTGTGCTGTCGATTGATTCGCGTATCGCTCAACGTCGTTGTAAGCGCTGACGCCACGCGCCCCACACCCGCGGGCCAGGCCGCCCCGCCAAGCTGGCAGCGGGGCAGCCAGGCCACCGCGATAGCCCCTTGCCGCTACCCGGTGCGGCCCCGGCGCTTGCCGGTGGGCGCGGGCGGCGGCGTGGTGGCACGGAGCTGCGCGAGGGCCGTCTCCATGTCCATCAGTCCCGTGTCGCGCGGCTTCGGTGTCGCCGGCTCCTCGCTGGGCCGCGGACGTGGCTCGGGGTCCTCGACCTCGACGTCGATCACGTTGGACGCTGCGAGCTCTTCCGTGATCCACGCGGTGTCGGCGTCCTGGTCCTCGGCCACGCCACGCTCCCCGCGGGAGGCCGCACGGCTACCGCCCGTGAGCGTTGCCATGCCAGATAGCAACTGCTCGAACGGCTTCGGGTCCACGGAGACCTCCACGGCGGTCTTCGGGCTGAGGCCAGCGCGGTCGAGCGCGTCCTTGATCGCGGCCAGCTTCACGTTGTCCGGGGCGTCGTCGCTGACAGCGATCTTCAGGAGCTCCTTCGCCATGCGGTCGGCGGCCATCTCCAGGCGGACGCGGGCCTTCGCCTTCACCTGCGGCGAGCGGCCTCCGTGCGTGGCGCACACGGTTCCGCCGTTGATAGCGGCTCTGCGGCACGGGTCGCCGTTGGTGCGATGCGCGGTGCACTGCCGTTCTGGTCGTCGGCCGTCCTGCCATGCGGTGTCGAATACGTCTTCCAGGTCTGCCACCTTCGATGGCTCCAGGCCACCCGCGTCCTGATCGTCGACCGCCTCGCGTTCGACATCGTCGTAGTTGTTCTCGGTCATCATCTGTCCTTTCAACTGAATTCTGTTTCTGTGTGGGCTATTCCGAGCTGGTAGCGCCACATACCCCTATTGCGCGCGGGGAAATACCCACCTTTGCTTCTAGGGGGTTATGGGGGTATCTGGGGGCTTCTGGTGCCAGGTAGCCAGGTGCCCAGATGCCCCCAGAAGCCACCGGTTGCCACAGGTACAAACGCGGGGCATGTGGCTACCCCCGTGCCTTGAACGTGTTCGGCGGCAGTCCCCACGTCCATCGGTCGACCTTGCCGCTTTCGCCACGGATCGGCGTCTTGACGATCAGTAGCTTGCTCGCGGCGTTCGCCACCGTCTTCTCGCTGCATCCGGTCTCCGCGCTGACCATCCGGCGAACCTCCTTCGCGTCCATCGGCCCACCAGCGAGGAGTTCCTTCAACATTCGTGCGGCCTCGTCTCTTGACGGTGCCGCCTTACGTGCGTCCGGCTTGGCGCCGTCGGCACCGACCAGCTGATCGGCGTCCTCGTCGAGCACCCCGGCCCATGCCACGACCGGCGAGTCGGCGTCGTGAGGACTGGATGTCAGGCGATACCCAAGGGCCGAGGGTGTCCGCGACAAGTTCCCCTTGATTGACGCCAGCCCGTGAGTGGCATCCGTGTTCTGACGTTCGTCGCTGGGTGGGAGCTTCGCCGCCAACAGCGACGACCGCGCCAGAGCCGTAAACGCGATGGAGCCCCCGCCACGATGCTTAGCGCTCATGCCGGTGGCCTTGTTCAGGTGCCGCACCAGCACCACCGCTGTGCCGGTCTGCTCGGCTACATCGGCGATCTCCATCAGCGCCTTACGGTTTGCCGTGTCGCTTCCCGGCCTCACGGCATCCGACATGAACGCGGTGATCGGATCAACAATGACCAGCGCCGCATCGACCTCTTCGATCGCCTTCTTCAAGCGGTCAACATCGTCCGGGATCAGGAAGGGGACGGGCCGTCCGTTTTCGTCGCGCGGGCGTGCGAGCGTCGCCACCCGCTGCATGTCGGCACCGGCGGCGAGCAACCGCGGCACGACGGTGTCAGCCAGGTCGTCTTCCACGCCGACCAACACCACCGACGCCGGTTCGTTCAACCCCTTCTCGTTGCGGGTTTCACGCTCACCGACCATCGTCGTCGGCCACGGACCGCCGCGAGTGACCAGCGCCGCCCACGTGAGGGTCATCGTCGATTTGCCCACGTCCGGCTCGCCCTCGAACATCGTCAACTTGCCGCGCGGAATCCAGGGCCACCACAGCCAGTCCACCTTCTTCGGCGTCACATCGGCCAGCGACTCAGTGAAGCGCCGACCGGCATCCCCGGCCGAGCCGTCGGTGTTCGGCTTCAACACAGCCCGGGACCGGGTGCCGTCCTCGTTGGCGACCCACCCCGACCTCGGCCCCCAGATACCGTCTAGCTCGAACGCACCGCCGCTGTAGAAGTCCAACGCGACGTAGTCGGGATCGCCGGCGACGACGCGCAGCGCGCTGGTCAGAGACCGTTGGAACTCGCCGGAATCGTGCCCTGGGGAGTCACCCACCGCTTCGAATAGCGCTTCCACGGTGATCAGCGCGGTGCGCACGCCGGGTTCGCCCTTCGCGCCGAGCCGGACAAGGCCGAGCGTCGCGGAGTTCATGGTTGAGTGGCGGTCAGCGCCGTCCTCGATCGCGGCCTCCACCTCGCGGACCTTCGCGGCGACCGTCGCGCTCATCGCGCCGCTACGGAAGCCGTCGAGTACCGCGCAGCCCTCCGCAGGGGTGCCCTTCGCATGGACGGGAGACGCTACGGGCGCTTCCGGCAGGATGGCTCCGAGTTCCGCGACTTCGAGCCACCCGGCCTCTGCATTCACCGAGCACCGCGCAGGCACCGGCTCGTCAGGGACCTTCCAGTTGGTCGACCCAGGGCACCGGAGCACGCGGTCGATGTTGAACACCGAGTCCACGTGCCCGTCGGGGTTGATCTCTGCGGCGACCTGCCGCACCAGGGCTGCCCATCGCGCACTGATCGTCTTCCAGGCCACCGCTCCGTCGGTGATGGTCGGCGCATCTCGGACGCGCCATATCGGTTGCAGGCCATGCCCGCTCTCGATCACCACGGCAGGCGCACAGCCGAGCGCCGCGGCGAGCTTTTCGATCACCTGCTCGCACTCCGCCAGCGACGCCAACCCCTTGTCCTTCACGCCGGGGATTACGACGTCCAGGTCCACGTACAGGGCGAGCCCCCGCGAGACGTCCGCCTCGCCACCCTTGCGTGAGATGCCAGGCTCCAGGGTCAGCGGGTTGGGCGAGAACCACACGTTGACGTCGTCGGGCGGCGACCACCCTTGTCCCAGGAGCTCGACACGCATCGTCCGTCCTCGAAAGGGCGTCGTGTGGTCTGGCTCCTGGGTGCAGACGCTGACCACGGCGTCGTCCTCGTGCCCGAGCACGAGCAGCACTTCGTAGAGACCGACAGAGTTGTCGCCGCATCTGTATGACGGCAACGGAATACCGTCCAGATCGGAGTTGCTTGTATGCTTCAAGATGCAGCCTTCAGGTTGTGGTATCCGTTGCCCTACAACGGATATGGAGGGTCAGCTCAGCTGACCCGAGAGCTCTTGCTCGCCGTGTGGAAATCGGTCGGGACGGCCTCGAGGACAGCGTTCTCGGGGTCGTCCGTTCGTTTCGAGCAGACGCACAGCGCCTCCAGGCCGACGCCCAGCGTTGAGATGCACACCGTGCGCCCGCTACTGCCAGCCGCACCGTTGCATCCGACCCGGACGACGCCAGGCCGCAGCGCGGCATCAACCTTGACGGCCGCGTACACCGCCCATCCGGCCAGCCAGGCCAGGGCGGCGATCTCGACGGCGCTCATCACCAGAACCCCTGATCAGGCCAACCGACGGACGCGGGCCAGGTGTCGGATCGGCCGGCGATCCAGTCCGTGCGAACTGGCACGCCTTGGTCGGCCATAGCCTGCGCCTCGCTGTAGACCGACCAGTGGCATGACTGGCAGCTCGGCAACAGGTAGGTCGTCCCGCCCGAATCGACGATCATGAAGTCGTCCAGTCCGCGCGACCCGCACCGCGTCACCCGACAGAACGCGCACTCGCGGACCGTGACGTGCTTCGCGATGTACTGGCAGAGGCGGTAGGCGGTCCAGTATCCGGGGACGACCAGGAACTCATAGTTGCCCTCGTGACCGCCCGCGAGAATCACCGTCGGTACCGGGCTACCGCCGTGCTCTGCGACCGCGACCGCAGTGGGATAGGTCTCGGCGTCGCGGACTACCTTTTCGCGCTCGCCGCGGTCGGCGGCGTTACGAAGCGTGACCCTGCGCTTCTCCTCCTCGGTCGGTACGTATCCGCCGTGCATCGGCATCCGTTCCCGCCCGCAGTTCGTCTCGAGGTAGCCCCACGGCATCCCTTCGGAGTGAAGCTCGCCAGCACGGGCACGCTCGACCGCCCTCGCGACCGACCGGAGGTAGCGCGTAGCGCCCTGCGAGTACCGAACGTCACGGCTCTTGTCCCTCAGCGGGCTCTCGCTGTGCTCCATGACCGTCAGGTACTGGTCGCACGTGGAGTTCGAGGTCGCGCGCAATGACGGGTCGGTGTACTCACGGTCGGACAGCGCCGGGAACTGCTCAAACTCGGGCTTCCAGCCCGGATCGGGGATCGGCCCGCTCATGCGGCACCCCCGCGCTGAACGGCGGGGCGAGCCAGGCTCTTGACCCACAGGTACAGGTCGCGCTCGCTGAAGTAGTTGCAGCCGCTGATCTTGAACACCGGGAGCTCGCGCCCCTCGATCGCGGACCTCATGCGGGTCTTCGTCACCGGGACGTTGAACACGTCGTTGATGAACTCGACCGCGCCGTCGCGTCCGCGGATCGTCGGCATCTCGTTCAGGGTGATGGGGCCGACCGTCTCGGTCGGACGAGCAGGGGTGGCGGTCGCCTTACTCATGTCAGTAACCTCTCGAATTGGATATTGCGCAGCGTTTGTTTTGCCATTCGCGTCTTGAAACAAATGGACTGGCGTACTGCCGTTGCCCCATTGTTTGCGTTGCGCTGGCCCACTATAAGCACAGCTGCAGCCCGGCGCGCAACCACCAATTTGCGCAGAGATAGTCCAGCGCAACAGGTTTCATCCATGATTGCTTTGTCCGATTTATTTCGACCACACTAGGGGGTAATTGCCGCCCGCCAATAGCCCCGCTGCCCGATTTTCTTTCTGTGTGCGTGCAGGGGTGCGCGCCGGAGAAGTCAACCGACGTGTGCGCTAGGTGTAACGTCGAGCCTGTGGGTGCCGAAAAAATATTCTCCTGCCCGGTCTGCCGCGGCCCGATCGAGCCGCCAGGGGTCCGGACCCACGTCGTGGTGTACCGGTCGCGCAGGCGGCTCGACGTGATGTCGAGACGCTGGGAGCTGGTGTGTCGATCGTGTGCGACATTGGGCAGCCTCGAGGGCTCAGGTGAGATTGGGATCGAGTCGCCGAGCGGGCGCACCGTGGCGACGCCCGTGTCACCCGGAGCGCTCACGCTTCACGAGTGCGTGACATGTGCGCGGCAGTTTCTGGCCGGCGAAGACTCGTTCCTCAAGGTCGCGACCTGTTCATCGACGTGTCGTTGGTCCTACTACCGCAACCGAGACCGGCCCACGCCCTCCGCTGCGAGTTGTTGTCGCGGTTGCGGGTCGCCTATGGAAGGTCGATCAGACCGGCGATACTGCTCATCGGCGTGCCGACAACGGGACTACCGCTCACGAAAGAACGCACGCAAGTGACGCCCTCACCGAAGCGACTGTGCCGCCGTGGAGTACGGGCCCAAATTGTGGAGCTACGGTAGCTCCCTGGTTTCGAGAGGAAGCCCGTCAAGTAACGCTCCCGGCGATGTGTCAAGGCCGTGCGCGAGCTTGAGGATGGAGTCGATGCGGCTACTCCGCTGCCCGCGCTCGGCGCGGGCGTAGTAGCTCCAGTGCACCCCCGCCTTCGCGGCGGCGGCTTCCTGCGAGAGTCCGAGTTCCTCGCGTCGAGCGCGCAACCGTCGGCCGAACTCCACCACGGCGGGCGTGGGCGGCGTCGGTTCGGCAGCTGGACTCATAGCGGCATCCACTACAGCGGGTTGCGGCCAGACGGACCAGAGCCAATCGGTCCACGGCCAAACGGTTTAGTATTCGATTCCAGCCGGATTGTCCGGCAAGTCGGGCATGATCTGCCTGGTCTAGAAGGAGGCACAGATGCATGGATGGAAGCGGGCCGGGGTCGGCTTGGCAGTGGGATCGATGGTCCTGACAGGATGCGGCGGGGGCGAGAAGGCGACGACCGGCAGCACGTCGACGACGACTGAGGCGACTGCTACGGCGGCCAAGGTAAGCGCGCAGACGTTCAGCGGGTCGCAGGCGATTTTGGTCGCGCTGCAAGCAGGAGGCGTCAACTGCGTTCAGGACATGATTGCAGCCCCTGGCGCTCAGTCTCAGCGGTGCAATGTGGATGGCGACGCGATGAAGAGTCTCTCCATCTACTACTCGGCGGACCCCTCCGTCTTCCAGAAGCGGCTGTACCTGGAGACGTCTATGGTCACGACTAACAGTGCCGCACTGGCCCTATACCTGGTTCAGGGGTCGAACTGGTTCGTCTCGTGCGACGGACTGGTCCAAGCTAAGCAACAGGCAGCGTGCAGCGCGGTCTCTGGCGTGCTCGGCGGCGAGGTGCAGTTCTTCAAGTCGGCGTCGTTCAAGTAGCTACGTCGAACAGCCGAAACCCCGCCGAGGCGATGATTGCGATCGAGTCGTCCTCGGCGGGGGTTCGGTGTTTGCGGGAAGAGGGCCGAGCCTGGCTCTCCTCCCGCACCGCGTCGGACAAGTCGACGACGCGCGGCAGGGACAAG from Tsukamurella paurometabola includes the following:
- a CDS encoding tyrosine-type recombinase/integrase translates to MAWIKTRDTATRHRGKPVKAYVVIWKETERDDYGLPIPVDPAKPNGRKKTANRQETFPTRELAEARRDELNAARHTNGTSALADQKVAGDLPFGHYAQAWIESQALKVAQGRLKQRTLDDYEKVLRRYALDHFGGRAVASITPRDCELFLAGLVGQQSRQNGGEPIKPATVKHAWGTFRRVMRYALQQGALTANPCDRVDFATNRATGDHDKFEHHPLTAAQVAKLSAAVGGELDGKPSAELPAYPVYALMVDFLAYSGLRSAENAGLEVGDLLFTTRPGSDSTPTVQCAVRVQRTKERKGGAWTTSTPKSRKSRRSVPLPGWLAERMHAYLRNVHPRADEPTAPLWPSRKNGGGHRAAGERYAVPLDWSQPLAMGTFYDTILKPALLAVGLPASQPAKPATKTRPAEPAHQGVRLHDLRHTFATMQLMAGVHFMQVSKWLGHGTFTLTLDTYGDWIPEEDGGALNNLPAPVSIAQLAEAADLAPVIQLFGP
- a CDS encoding recombinase family protein, translated to MRVIGYVRVSTQNQGVSGLGLEAQRDSLAQWCAARGHELLTVTTDVVSGAKNDAMFGREVAVAAVESGVAQGLLVRALDRVTRDQLDAAKIMKRANDYGWRLLDCEGADSGDPSQRLVADVRLAVAAEERRKIGTRTREALDQKRSKGDPGLISVSAQRRIQVLAAQGLGAKAIASTLTNEGIPTAKGGSEWSYSSVRRALARIERKAA
- a CDS encoding AAA family ATPase, translated to MLLVLGHEDDAVVSVCTQEPDHTTPFRGRTMRVELLGQGWSPPDDVNVWFSPNPLTLEPGISRKGGEADVSRGLALYVDLDVVIPGVKDKGLASLAECEQVIEKLAAALGCAPAVVIESGHGLQPIWRVRDAPTITDGAVAWKTISARWAALVRQVAAEINPDGHVDSVFNIDRVLRCPGSTNWKVPDEPVPARCSVNAEAGWLEVAELGAILPEAPVASPVHAKGTPAEGCAVLDGFRSGAMSATVAAKVREVEAAIEDGADRHSTMNSATLGLVRLGAKGEPGVRTALITVEALFEAVGDSPGHDSGEFQRSLTSALRVVAGDPDYVALDFYSGGAFELDGIWGPRSGWVANEDGTRSRAVLKPNTDGSAGDAGRRFTESLADVTPKKVDWLWWPWIPRGKLTMFEGEPDVGKSTMTLTWAALVTRGGPWPTTMVGERETRNEKGLNEPASVVLVGVEDDLADTVVPRLLAAGADMQRVATLARPRDENGRPVPFLIPDDVDRLKKAIEEVDAALVIVDPITAFMSDAVRPGSDTANRKALMEIADVAEQTGTAVVLVRHLNKATGMSAKHRGGGSIAFTALARSSLLAAKLPPSDERQNTDATHGLASIKGNLSRTPSALGYRLTSSPHDADSPVVAWAGVLDEDADQLVGADGAKPDARKAAPSRDEAARMLKELLAGGPMDAKEVRRMVSAETGCSEKTVANAASKLLIVKTPIRGESGKVDRWTWGLPPNTFKARG
- a CDS encoding helix-turn-helix domain-containing protein, whose amino-acid sequence is MSPAAEPTPPTPAVVEFGRRLRARREELGLSQEAAAAKAGVHWSYYARAERGQRSSRIDSILKLAHGLDTSPGALLDGLPLETRELP